The DNA region GACGGCGCCGGCACCCGCGGCCGATGAGCGCGGCATGGCCACGCTGGGCGGTGTGGTGGTGACGGCCACCGGCTTCGAGCAGCAGATCGAGCAGGCGCCGGCTTCCATCAGCGTCATCCAGGGCGAGGCGCTGCGCCAGCGCTCCTTCCGCGACCTGACCGATGCCCTGCGCGATGTGGAAGGCGTGGTGGTCAACGGCAACAGCAACGAGACCGACATCTCCATCCGCGGCATGCCGGCCGACTACACGCTGATCCTGGTGGACGGCAAGCGCCAGGGCCTGCGCGATGCCCGCGTCAACGGCAACCGCGGCTACGAGCAGAGCTTCGTTCCGCCGGCCGAGGCCATCGAGCGCATCGAAGTCGTGCGCGGGCCGATGTCGTCGCTGTACGGTTCGGACGCGATTGGCGGCGTGATCAACATCATCACGCGCAAGGTGCCCCCGACCTGGGGCGGCTCGGTGGGGCTGGACTACACGGCCCAGCAGCACGGCCGCTACGGCAACGCCACGCAGGGCCAGTTCTACCTGGCCGGACCGGTGAAGAGCGAGGTGCTGGGTCTGCAGCTGTGGGGCCGCCAGCTGAACCGGCAGGCGGACGACGACGTGCAGACCACGGAAGGGTTCACCCGCGCGCGCCACCGCGACCTGACGGCGCGCCTGGCGATCACGCCGTCGGCGCAGCAGGACATCCTGCTGGAGGGGGGCGTGACGCGCCTGGACAACGGCGACGGCCCCAGCGCCAACTGGGCCACGCGCGAGCAGGAGAACGACCGCGACCACGCCTCCGTCACCCACAAGGGCCGCTGGGGCTGGGCCTCGTCCGAGGTGTCGCTGGCGTGGGAGCGGGGCTCCCGGTGGGGCCTGAGCGACGGCAGCTCGGCCACCCAGGACGCGTTCGCCCAGCGCAAGCCCGAGGTGCGCAACACCGTGTTCGACGCCAAGCTGGTGGCGCCGGTGGGGGCGGCCCACATCGTCACGGGCGGCGTGCAGTGGAACGACAGCG from Paracidovorax wautersii includes:
- a CDS encoding TonB-dependent receptor domain-containing protein, translated to MRKVSTRRPVAWAVSMALAGWAQAQTAPAPAADERGMATLGGVVVTATGFEQQIEQAPASISVIQGEALRQRSFRDLTDALRDVEGVVVNGNSNETDISIRGMPADYTLILVDGKRQGLRDARVNGNRGYEQSFVPPAEAIERIEVVRGPMSSLYGSDAIGGVINIITRKVPPTWGGSVGLDYTAQQHGRYGNATQGQFYLAGPVKSEVLGLQLWGRQLNRQADDDVQTTEGFTRARHRDLTARLAITPSAQQDILLEGGVTRLDNGDGPSANWATREQENDRDHASVTHKGRWGWASSEVSLAWERGSRWGLSDGSSATQDAFAQRKPEVRNTVFDAKLVAPVGAAHIVTGGVQWNDSEIEDWNEGLGDRVRRTFGVVQKAVFVEDEWSLTDALRLTGGLRVDHHAQYGTHTSPRLYANWQATDQWTLKGGVSRGFKAPEIRAVVPGYAYLRRNRFVMLGNPDLQPETSTNYEFGALWSNRSDLSAGATVFYNDFKNKLSTVTTDQRWNGFIRMDRVNIDTARIAGLELHGTWQATRALALKANYTYLDSEQKSGANRGAPLSLTPEHTANLRADWKATPRLSFWGAANYYGKEYSATLGTGAVPAHTMVDLGASYQWSPAVTVNAALYNLGDKQLDAATYDKTSYGRRAWVGVRASF